One Oleidesulfovibrio alaskensis DSM 16109 genomic region harbors:
- a CDS encoding helix-turn-helix domain-containing protein, which yields MLDVGFCVSGSWHVLLGGRKLSTGKGNVGMFHLPGDSWQSLYPPDTCIQGVGISVRIDALRSMFEDELVTHEGLNRLLRGGADATVLEFGQMTAQEMEGVKQVLMAGSVDALRKLFLEAKTIELLHSFLVARNAQGRKPLTVAEIRKMASAVEIIAEDLEDPPCISGLASRLGMSASKLKSCFKEYTGDSVYSYIKKKRLENARRCIESGEMNVTEAAVSVGYSSLGHFSRIFKENFGVLPKDVSKGRYCLRHTAGM from the coding sequence ATGCTGGATGTCGGCTTTTGTGTAAGCGGGTCGTGGCATGTGCTTCTGGGGGGGCGCAAATTGAGTACCGGCAAGGGCAATGTCGGCATGTTCCATCTGCCCGGCGATTCGTGGCAGAGCCTCTATCCGCCCGATACATGCATTCAGGGCGTGGGAATTTCGGTGCGTATTGATGCACTGCGCTCAATGTTTGAGGATGAACTGGTTACACACGAAGGGTTGAACCGGCTGCTCAGAGGCGGTGCCGATGCCACTGTTCTTGAATTCGGCCAGATGACGGCGCAGGAAATGGAAGGCGTGAAACAGGTGCTGATGGCCGGCTCTGTGGACGCTTTACGCAAGCTCTTTCTGGAAGCGAAAACCATAGAGCTGCTGCACAGCTTTCTTGTGGCCCGCAATGCGCAGGGCAGAAAGCCGTTAACTGTGGCGGAAATAAGAAAAATGGCCAGTGCGGTGGAGATTATTGCTGAAGATCTGGAGGATCCGCCATGCATTTCCGGACTGGCAAGCCGGCTGGGCATGAGTGCAAGCAAGCTGAAATCCTGCTTCAAAGAATATACCGGTGACTCTGTTTATTCGTATATAAAGAAAAAACGTCTGGAAAATGCCAGACGGTGCATCGAATCAGGCGAGATGAACGTCACTGAAGCTGCTGTCAGTGTGGGGTATAGCAGTCTCGGGCACTTCAGCCGGATCTTTAAAGAGAATTTCGGCGTATTGCCCAAAGATGTGTCAAAAGGCCGGTACTGCCTGCGTCACACTGCAGGCATGTGA